One Kwoniella pini CBS 10737 chromosome 11, complete sequence DNA segment encodes these proteins:
- a CDS encoding histone H3 codes for MARTKQTARKSTGGKAPRKQLATKAARKSTKAAGAGAGTSGGVKKPHRYRPGTVALREIRRYQKSTELLIRKLPFQRLVREIAQDFKTDLRFQSSAVLALQEASEAYLVSLFEDTNLAAIHAKRVTIQPKDLQLARRLRGERS; via the exons ATGGCTCGAACCAAGCAAACTGCTAGAAAATCTACCGGTGGTAAAGCTCCCCGAAAGCAAC TTGCCACCAAGGCTGCTAGAAAGTCAACTAAAGCTGCGGGTGCCGGTGCTGGTACTTCCGGTGGTGTCAAGAAGCCTCACAGATACAGACCCGGTACTGTAGCTCTTCGAGAAATCAGACGATACC AAAAATCCACTGAACTCCTTATCCGAAAACTTCCTTTCCAAAGATTAGTCAGAGAAATCGCTCAAGACTTCAAGACTGATTTGCGATTCCAATCCTCAGCTGTATTGGCTCTTCAAGAAGCTTCCGAAGCCTACCTTGTTTCTCTC TTCGAGGACACCAACTTAGCCGCTATCCACGCTAAGCGAGTTACCATCCAACCCAAGGATCTTCAACTCGCCCGAAGACTCCGTGGTGAACGATCTTAA